The DNA region ATTTGGCTTTAATTAGCTTGTTATAGTCGTAGACAACGAATCCCTCCTGCGAGACGCTGGCTATTATGGTGCCCGTCTGTCGGTCGTAATATTCAGCATTCATCAAATGTTTGTGTGCCTTGGATTTCGAGTTTGTTATCGAGACATAGATTGGATTGTGACGAGACGGTAAATTATGGAAATAGATGACATGATCTAATGAGACACTAAAGTCATGCACATATAGGGgcaatttcttgaaaaatggcAATGTCAATAGTAAATGAGAATCAGTCAAATATGCAAACGTTACATAATCGTACCTCTTATCATTGAATGGTGTAATTAGTGTCGTTTCTCGATCGTCGTATTCTTCTACGAAACATTCATCCCTCAGCTCGACACAATAATTGCAATGGCTAGTATCTTCTTtgttattgaagaaagttgCAGGGAAATGGTACTCCATCGGTTCAACTTCGAATGAATTCCTCAGTTTCTCAAAATACATCGGatcattcattttcttgatgCTCTTCAATTTCCTTGACACTTCTCCATTGATAACGTCATGTTCAAACAATAGACTTGCCTCAATGAAAGTGTCATTCTCTCCCGGTTTCAACTGTTTCAAATGATCATAGCCATTTGTTACATTAATTTCTCGACTAAATAAAATCATCGACTggaatatcaatttttgaaattgatatgCTTTAACTTCCTTATggataaaattattacctTTCCTTAGATCTAAGACATCGTAAGTTATTGGTACAGTGGGGTTTCCACCATTGATGAAATATGCATGCAGTGAAATTGGGATGAAATCCCGGGGGACACAATTTAATGAAGCTAATAATGATTGCGCAATTAAGGTCCCACCAAATGTACTACGAGACCCAACGGGTGCCTTAGGTAAATATTTCGTTTGAAACTGAGTACTTTTGGTTCTCACCAACTCCAATATCTTTTCCAAGTTGCAAAATCGTTTGCTCATCTCCTTACACCTATAGTTCTTCAACtgctgtttttttttctgtcaAGGATTCCCTTTATTATATAGCAATCTTATATATACTACAACTCCGACGAATAAACGTTACTTAAAGTGTCATCGAGCTCTTCCCATGGTATAATGGTCCTAGCCACGTTAGTATTCCTCGTTGGTGAATCGctatctttcttcttcgacCGTTGTGGCCTTGTGGCAGTCTGTCTGGGTCTACCTCTGCCTGTGCCTCTAGTTTTCCATTTGCCAGTAACGGGTTTAGGCTTCTTATGGGCCATCGGCTTTGATGATTTCTTTATCATAACGGATTTGGATCTTGTAATAGGtccttcaatttcttcaccCTCACTGTTGGATATTGTGGTCCCATCAAGATAGGTGTCCTTGTGATGATGGCATGAACAATGACACGTAGATTTCATCTCCTTAGAGCCAGTCGATTTTTTCACGTTAGCCTCCTTAATCCCGGCTATTTGCtcatttattgaatgtaC from Kazachstania africana CBS 2517 chromosome 5, complete genome includes:
- the TES1 gene encoding palmitoyl-CoA hydrolase (similar to Saccharomyces cerevisiae TES1 (YJR019C); ancestral locus Anc_5.133); this translates as MSKRFCNLEKILELVRTKSTQFQTKYLPKAPVGSRSTFGGTLIAQSLLASLNCVPRDFIPISLHAYFINGGNPTVPITYDVLDLRKGNNFIHKEVKAYQFQKLIFQSMILFSREINVTNGYDHLKQLKPGENDTFIEASLLFEHDVINGEVSRKLKSIKKMNDPMYFEKLRNSFEVEPMEYHFPATFFNNKEDTSHCNYCVELRDECFVEEYDDRETTLITPFNDKRYDYVTFAYLTDSHLLLTLPFFKKLPLYVHDFSVSLDHVIYFHNLPSRHNPIYVSITNSKSKAHKHLMNAEYYDRQTGTIIASVSQEGFVVYDYNKLIKAKL
- the REC107 gene encoding Rec107p (similar to Saccharomyces cerevisiae REC107 (YJR021C); ancestral locus Anc_5.131): MHSDEDISTDVSSPVRENPGSSGSEDDDICINEADKQILEWASKLEIESIQVREKSTKLINLIDERVNEMHSIFNEKLSTLKFDNVIQLLQDNNAHVCKWTELQKKNDFNLEKLNFTMNDFYLLLLSLSKEVHSINEQIAGIKEANVKKSTGSKEMKSTCHCSCHHHKDTYLDGTTISNSEGEEIEGPITRSKSVMIKKSSKPMAHKKPKPVTGKWKTRGTGRGRPRQTATRPQRSKKKDSDSPTRNTNVARTIIPWEELDDTLSNVYSSEL